In Bos taurus isolate L1 Dominette 01449 registration number 42190680 breed Hereford chromosome 11, ARS-UCD2.0, whole genome shotgun sequence, one DNA window encodes the following:
- the SET gene encoding protein SET gives MSAPAAKVSKKELNSNHDGADETSEKEQQEAIEHIDEVQNEIDRLNEQASEEILKVEQKYNKLRQPFFQKRSELIAKIPNFWVTTFVNHPQVSALLGEEDEEALHYLTRVEVTEFEDIKSGYRIDFYFDENPYFENKILSKEFHLNESGDPSSKSTEIKWKSGKDLTKRSSQTQNKASRKRQHEEPESFFTWFTDHSDAGADELGEVIKDDIWPNPLQYYLVPDMDDEEGEGEEDDDDDEEEEGLEDIDEEGDEDEGEEDEDDDEGEEGEEDEGEDD, from the exons ATGTCGGCGCCGGCGGCCAAAGTCAGTAAAAAGGAGCTCAACTCCAACCACGACGGGGCCGACGAGACCTCAG aaaaagaacagcaagaagcAATTGAACATATTgatgaagtacaaaatgaaatagACAG ACTTAATGAACAAGCCAGTGAGGAGATTTTGAAAGTAGAACAGAAATATAACAAACTCCGCCAACCATTTTTTCAGAAGAGGTCAGAATTGATCGCCAAAATCCCAAATTTTTGGGTAACAACATTTGTTAACCATCCACAAG TGTCTGCACTGCTTGGGGAGGAGGATGAAGAGGCGCTGCATTATTTGACAAGAGTTGAAGTGACAGAATTTGAAGACATTAAATCAGGTTACAGAATAGATTTT TATTTTGATGAAAACCCTTACTTCGAAAATAAAATTCTCTCCAAAGAATTTCATCTGAATGAGAGTGGTGATCCATCTTCAAAGTCCACTGAAATCAAATGGAAATCTGGAAAG GATTTGACGAAACGATCAAGTCAAACACAGAATAAAGCCAGCAGGAAGAGACAGCATGAGGAACCAGAAAGCTTCTTCACCTGGTTTACTGATCATTCTGATGCAGGTGCAGATGAGTTAGGAGAGGTCATCAAAGATGATATTTGGCCAAATCCATTACAGTACTACTTG GTTCCTGACATGGATgatgaggaaggggaaggagaagaggatgacgaCGACGACGAAGAGGAAGAAGGATTGGAAGACATTGATGAAGAAGGGGATGAGGATGaaggtgaagaagatgaagatgatgatgagggggaggaaggagag GAAGATGAAGGAGAAGATGACTAA